From the Oryza glaberrima chromosome 5, OglaRS2, whole genome shotgun sequence genome, one window contains:
- the LOC127774598 gene encoding probable esterase PIR7A, producing the protein MMAQAPMSTGGGAMELGGGSHESVERRRRHQHHFVLVHGLCHGAWCWYKAAAALRRAGHRATALDMAASGAHPARVDEVRTFEDYSRPLLDALAALPPAGGDGDDEERVVLVGHSQGGFSVALAAERFPERVAAVVFLTAAMPPVGRPMSATTEEHVNYVGAEFFLDSMELEQQNADIPGNPVIFGPNFMAQILYHLSPQEDLTLGLSLIRPTNKFTGDVLMRDPGLLTKERYGSTRRVFVVVEDDRGIPAEFQRRMVAESPGVEVVDFAGADHMAMISSPAKLAELLVRIADKAQ; encoded by the exons ATGATGGCCCAAGCACCCATGtccacgggcggcggcgccatggagctcggcggcggcagccatgAGAGCGTGGAACGTCGTCGACGGCACCAGCACCACTTCGTGCTGGTGCACGGGCTGTGCCACGGCGCGTGGTGCTGGTAcaaggccgccgcggcgctgcgcCGCGCGGGGCACCGCGCCACGGCGCTCGACATGGCCGCCAGCGGCGCGCACCCGGCGCGCGTCGACGAGGTGCGCACGTTCGAGGACTACTCCCGCCCGCTGCtcgacgcgctcgccgcgctgccgccggccggcggggacggcgacgacgaggagcgcgTCGTGCTCGTCGGCCACAGCCAGGGCGGGTTCAGCGTCGCGCTCGCGGCGGAGCGGTTCCCAGAgagggtcgccgccgtcgtgttcCTCACCGCGGCCATGCCGCCCGTCGGCCGCCCCATGTCCGCCACCACTGAGGAG CACGTGAACTATGTTGGGGCGGAGTTCTTCCTTGACTCGATGGAGCTGGAGCAGCAGAACGCTGACATCCCGGGGAACCCTGTAATCTTCGGGCCCAATTTTATGGCCCAAATACTTTACCATCTAAGCCCACAAGAG GATTTGACCTTAGGACTATCGCTGATCCGGCCGACGAACAAGTTCACCGGCGACGTGCTCATGAGGGACCCTGGGCTCCTGACGAAGGAGAGGTACGGGTCGACGAGGCGCGTCTTCGTCGTCGTGGAGGACGACCGCGGCATCCCCGCCGAGTTCCAGCGCCGCATGGTCGCGGAGAGCCCCGGCGTGGAGGTGGTGGacttcgccggcgccgaccacaTGGCCATGATCTCCAGCCCGGCCAAGCTCGCCGAGTTGCTGGTCAGGATCGCCGACAAAGCACAATAA